The following coding sequences are from one Paenibacillus stellifer window:
- the purN gene encoding phosphoribosylglycinamide formyltransferase, whose product MDFSRIAVFASGTGSNFAALAKAQEEGRLGGGRIELLVSDRPEAPVAKRAEEAGIPSLLLRPKEFASRKEYEEQIVEELRRREIGLIVLAGYMRLITPVLLEPYAGRIVNIHPSLLPAFAGKDAIGQALEYGVKLTGVTVHFVDGGMDTGPVIAQRAVAVEDGDTADTLAQRIHEVEYELYPEVVAAFAAGRVTLEGRVATIRA is encoded by the coding sequence ATGGATTTCAGCCGGATCGCCGTGTTCGCCTCGGGAACGGGCAGCAATTTTGCGGCGCTGGCGAAGGCGCAGGAAGAAGGACGGCTTGGGGGCGGGCGGATTGAGCTGCTCGTATCCGACCGGCCTGAAGCGCCGGTGGCGAAGCGGGCGGAGGAAGCAGGAATTCCCTCGCTGCTGCTTCGGCCCAAGGAATTTGCAAGCCGCAAGGAATACGAGGAGCAGATTGTAGAGGAACTGCGGCGTCGTGAGATCGGCCTGATCGTGCTGGCCGGATATATGCGGCTGATCACCCCGGTCCTGCTGGAACCGTACGCGGGCCGGATTGTGAACATCCACCCGTCGCTGCTTCCGGCCTTTGCCGGCAAGGACGCGATCGGGCAGGCGCTGGAATACGGCGTGAAGCTGACGGGCGTGACGGTGCATTTTGTCGATGGCGGCATGGATACAGGTCCGGTTATCGCGCAACGCGCCGTTGCCGTGGAAGACGGCGATACGGCGGATACGCTGGCGCAGCGCATTCATGAGGTCGAATATGAGCTCTACCCTGAGGTGGTCGCGGCGTTCGCCGCTGGCCGGGTCACGCTGGAAGGCCGAGTGGCGACAATCCGGGCCTAA
- the purH gene encoding bifunctional phosphoribosylaminoimidazolecarboxamide formyltransferase/IMP cyclohydrolase, with the protein MSIKRALVSVSDKQGIVDFCRELSSLGVEIISTGGTSTLLAKEGVPVIGISDVTGFPEIMDGRVKTLHPAVHSGLLAVRDNEEHTRQMKELGLDYIDLVVVNLYPFAATIAKPDVTYEEAIENIDIGGPTMLRSAAKNHAFVSVVVDSADYGQVLEEIRAGGDTTLETRKRLAAKVFRHTAAYDALISDYLSNVTGDPLPERFTVTYEKIQDLRYGENPHQKAAFYRKPLASGASLTTAEQLHGKELSYNNINDANAALQIVKEFDEPAVVAVKHMNPCGVGVGESILNAFQKAYDADPVSIFGGIVAANRYIDSDTANLLKDIFLEIVLAPGFTDEALEILTKKKNIRLLKISELGAAADRKSSLVITTVEGGMVVQDSDVHSIAADDLQVVTDRKPTEEELKQLLFGWKVVKHVKSNAIVLAADNMTVGVGAGQMNRVGSAKIAIEQAGDKAKGAVLASDAFFPMGDTVEEAAKAGITAIIQPGGSVRDEESIKAANEHGIAMVFTGVRHFKH; encoded by the coding sequence GTGAGTATCAAAAGAGCGCTGGTCAGCGTATCGGACAAACAGGGCATCGTGGATTTTTGCCGCGAGCTGTCGAGTCTTGGTGTTGAGATCATTTCGACGGGCGGAACGAGCACCCTTCTCGCCAAGGAAGGCGTGCCGGTTATCGGCATTTCTGACGTAACAGGCTTCCCGGAGATTATGGATGGCCGCGTGAAGACGCTGCATCCGGCAGTGCACAGCGGACTGTTGGCTGTACGCGACAACGAAGAGCATACGCGCCAGATGAAGGAACTGGGCCTGGATTACATCGACCTTGTCGTTGTTAATCTGTATCCTTTTGCCGCAACCATCGCCAAACCGGATGTTACTTATGAGGAAGCGATCGAGAACATCGACATCGGCGGACCGACCATGCTGCGTTCGGCGGCGAAGAACCATGCTTTCGTCAGTGTAGTGGTCGATTCGGCCGACTACGGGCAGGTGCTGGAAGAAATTCGCGCCGGCGGCGACACGACGCTTGAAACCCGCAAACGGCTTGCGGCCAAAGTCTTCCGCCACACGGCGGCATACGACGCCCTGATTTCCGATTATCTGTCGAACGTGACCGGCGATCCGCTGCCGGAGCGCTTTACCGTTACTTATGAGAAGATCCAGGACCTGCGCTATGGAGAGAATCCGCATCAGAAAGCAGCGTTCTACCGCAAGCCGCTGGCGTCCGGCGCATCGCTGACGACAGCCGAGCAGCTGCACGGCAAGGAGCTGTCCTACAACAATATTAATGACGCCAACGCGGCACTGCAGATCGTCAAGGAATTTGATGAACCGGCTGTCGTTGCCGTGAAGCATATGAACCCTTGCGGAGTGGGTGTGGGCGAGAGCATTCTGAATGCGTTCCAAAAAGCCTATGATGCCGACCCGGTCTCCATCTTCGGCGGCATTGTGGCTGCGAACCGCTATATTGATTCCGATACGGCGAATCTCTTGAAGGATATCTTCCTGGAGATCGTTCTGGCTCCCGGGTTCACCGATGAAGCGCTTGAGATTCTCACGAAGAAGAAGAACATCCGCCTGCTGAAGATCAGCGAGCTGGGCGCGGCGGCCGACCGCAAGAGCAGCCTGGTTATCACGACCGTCGAAGGCGGAATGGTTGTACAGGACAGCGACGTGCATTCCATCGCGGCGGATGACCTGCAGGTTGTTACCGACCGGAAGCCAACCGAAGAAGAGCTGAAGCAGCTGCTGTTCGGCTGGAAGGTCGTGAAGCATGTGAAGTCCAATGCGATTGTGCTGGCTGCAGACAACATGACAGTTGGCGTCGGAGCGGGACAGATGAACCGCGTAGGCTCCGCGAAGATCGCCATTGAGCAGGCGGGAGATAAAGCGAAGGGCGCCGTGCTGGCATCCGACGCGTTCTTCCCGATGGGCGATACGGTGGAGGAAGCAGCCAAAGCGGGAATCACCGCCATCATCCAGCCGGGCGGTTCCGTCCGTGACGAGGAATCCATCAAAGCGGCGAATGAGCATGGCATTGCGATGGTCTTCACCGGCGTTCGTCACTTTAAACACTAG
- the purD gene encoding phosphoribosylamine--glycine ligase, with protein MDILVIGGGGREHAICWSLSKSPRADKIYCAPGNAGIAQIAECVPIGVFEFDKQAAFAKEKQVGLVVIGPDDPLAAGIVDHLEGEGLRVFGPRKNAAEIEGSKAFMKDLLQKYNIPTAAYRKFTEYEEALAYLREQPIPVVIKADGLAAGKGVTVAYSREEAEQALQDMMVSRVFGEAGSQVVIEEFLAGQEMSILAFVDGETVLPMPAAQDHKPVFDGDKGPNTGGMGTYSPLPHIDSAIIEQSIETIIKPTAKAMVSEGRPFRGVLFAGLMISPDGTPKTVEFNARFGDPETQVVLPRLKSDLLDIFEAAIEGRLGEMNIEWSEEAAVCVVLASAGYPGSYKNGLPIEGLEEAGQDGLIFHAGTAFDEGGRVVTSGGRVLGVVGRGAGIAEARAAAYEAAGKIAFEGKQNRSDIAAKALV; from the coding sequence ATGGATATTTTGGTTATCGGAGGCGGCGGACGGGAGCATGCCATATGCTGGAGCCTGTCCAAGAGCCCCAGAGCGGACAAAATTTACTGCGCGCCCGGCAATGCCGGGATCGCGCAGATTGCGGAATGCGTGCCGATCGGCGTGTTCGAGTTCGACAAGCAGGCGGCTTTTGCCAAGGAGAAGCAAGTCGGGCTTGTCGTGATAGGCCCGGATGATCCGCTGGCCGCAGGGATTGTGGACCATCTGGAGGGCGAAGGCCTGCGCGTCTTCGGCCCGCGCAAGAACGCGGCGGAGATCGAAGGCAGCAAGGCTTTCATGAAGGATCTGCTGCAAAAATATAATATTCCAACCGCTGCTTACCGCAAGTTCACGGAGTATGAAGAGGCGCTGGCTTACCTTCGGGAGCAGCCGATTCCGGTTGTGATCAAGGCGGACGGCCTTGCCGCAGGCAAGGGCGTGACGGTTGCTTACTCCAGAGAAGAGGCCGAGCAGGCGCTTCAGGATATGATGGTGTCCCGCGTGTTCGGCGAAGCCGGAAGCCAGGTCGTCATTGAGGAATTCCTTGCCGGGCAGGAGATGTCGATCCTGGCCTTCGTGGACGGCGAGACTGTGCTGCCAATGCCGGCGGCGCAGGACCATAAGCCGGTCTTTGACGGCGACAAGGGACCGAACACGGGCGGAATGGGAACGTACTCCCCGCTTCCGCATATTGACAGTGCGATTATCGAGCAGTCGATCGAGACGATCATCAAGCCGACGGCCAAGGCGATGGTGTCCGAGGGACGTCCTTTCCGCGGAGTGCTGTTCGCGGGACTGATGATCTCTCCGGACGGAACGCCGAAGACGGTGGAGTTCAACGCCCGTTTTGGCGACCCGGAGACTCAAGTCGTGCTGCCGAGACTGAAGAGCGATCTGCTGGATATTTTCGAGGCGGCCATCGAAGGACGGCTCGGGGAGATGAACATCGAGTGGAGCGAGGAAGCGGCGGTCTGCGTCGTGCTGGCTTCGGCGGGCTATCCGGGCTCTTATAAGAATGGGCTTCCGATCGAGGGGCTGGAGGAGGCTGGACAAGATGGACTTATTTTTCATGCGGGAACGGCCTTTGACGAAGGCGGCCGCGTAGTGACCAGCGGAGGCCGGGTGCTGGGCGTTGTAGGCCGGGGAGCCGGAATCGCAGAAGCTCGCGCCGCCGCCTATGAGGCTGCGGGCAAGATTGCATTCGAAGGCAAGCAGAACCGCAGCGACATTGCGGCCAAAGCCCTGGTCTAG
- a CDS encoding SEC-C metal-binding domain-containing protein, whose protein sequence is MSKIGRNEPCPCGSGKKYKKCCMEADKAAWSANQDVVVLPAEPVAVGTVAPLESGPVAIAEAKAPAKELKLTLPKLRKMVSRELEWEHPSHQQLGLTLIEQMKAEYDKELIAEGLMLWNGYSRMVKPVVKKEGAFCAAIEYLLSEEYGFMITQGDLALKYEVTAATVARRFKELTAYMEEYEIGETNEMLPSEIVIASLKGDASEKAEELLDRAVLAGSPKSRVQFARAVLELDPDRMEAYAILAEEAQDESEARDLIRSGIEAGRRKLGEDLFQEAKGLFWVIPEARPYVRLCHSYAESCWFGGKTKEAAAMLEHILEIDSDDHTGSRYLLPAVYLYDNRLDEAEERLEHFAEDDQAAAYAYDRMVLEFKRHGATARLKMLYRVAQGVNKHVPDYLLGARMLPHSLPDYIGVGDANEAVWYVILHSRLWTSVPELLKWMLKQ, encoded by the coding sequence TTGAGTAAGATCGGAAGAAATGAGCCGTGTCCTTGCGGAAGCGGAAAAAAATATAAAAAGTGCTGCATGGAAGCCGACAAGGCGGCATGGAGCGCGAACCAGGATGTCGTCGTCTTGCCGGCAGAGCCCGTAGCAGTCGGAACGGTGGCCCCGCTTGAGTCGGGGCCGGTGGCAATCGCAGAAGCCAAAGCGCCTGCGAAGGAACTGAAGCTTACGCTGCCCAAGCTGAGAAAGATGGTCTCCCGCGAGCTTGAATGGGAGCATCCGTCCCATCAGCAGCTGGGACTCACGCTGATCGAGCAAATGAAAGCTGAATATGACAAGGAGCTTATTGCGGAAGGACTGATGCTCTGGAACGGCTATTCGCGCATGGTGAAGCCTGTCGTCAAGAAGGAAGGCGCCTTCTGCGCGGCGATTGAGTATTTGCTGTCCGAGGAATACGGCTTCATGATTACCCAGGGAGACCTTGCCCTGAAATATGAGGTGACGGCAGCAACGGTTGCCCGTCGTTTCAAGGAACTGACGGCATACATGGAGGAATATGAAATCGGAGAAACCAATGAAATGCTTCCGTCCGAGATCGTTATCGCTTCATTGAAAGGCGATGCATCGGAGAAGGCCGAGGAGCTGCTGGACAGAGCGGTGCTGGCCGGCTCGCCGAAATCAAGGGTGCAGTTCGCCCGGGCGGTGCTTGAGCTCGACCCGGACCGTATGGAGGCTTATGCGATTCTGGCCGAAGAAGCGCAAGACGAATCCGAGGCGAGAGACCTGATCCGTAGCGGTATCGAAGCCGGAAGACGCAAGCTGGGCGAGGATCTCTTCCAGGAGGCCAAAGGCTTGTTCTGGGTCATTCCCGAAGCCCGGCCGTATGTGCGGCTCTGCCACAGCTATGCGGAGTCCTGCTGGTTCGGCGGGAAGACGAAAGAGGCTGCTGCCATGCTGGAGCATATTCTGGAGATTGATTCTGATGATCATACGGGGTCTCGCTATCTGCTGCCCGCCGTATATCTGTATGACAACCGGCTTGATGAAGCGGAAGAACGGCTCGAACACTTTGCCGAAGATGACCAGGCTGCGGCTTATGCCTATGACCGGATGGTGCTGGAGTTCAAACGCCACGGTGCAACCGCCCGGCTGAAAATGCTGTACCGGGTAGCCCAGGGCGTGAACAAGCATGTTCCGGATTATTTGCTGGGAGCCCGGATGCTGCCGCACAGCCTGCCGGATTATATCGGTGTAGGGGATGCGAACGAGGCGGTCTGGTACGTCATTCTTCATTCCCGGCTGTGGACAAGCGTGCCGGAGCTGCTGAAATGGATGCTGAAGCAGTAG